A window of Deltaproteobacteria bacterium genomic DNA:
CGAGTTCGTGGCCATCATGGGCGCGTCGGGCTCGGGCAAGTCCACGCTGATGAACATCATCGGCTGCCTGGATCGGCCGAGCGGCGGCAGCTACCGCCTCGACGGCCGCGAGGTGGCCCGGCTCTCGCGCGACGAGCTGGCCATCGTGCGCAGCCGCACCCTGGGCTTCGTGTTCCAGCACTTCAATTTGTTACCGCGCACCAGCGCGCGCGAGAACGTGGAGCTCCCGCTGCTCTACGCCGACGTACCTGCGAAGGAGCGCGCTGCCCGGGCGTTGAAGGCGCTCGAGCGCGTGGGCCTGCGCGAGCGCGCCGAGCACCTGCCCAACCAGCTCTCCGGCGGCCAGCAGCAGCGCGTGGCCATCGCCCGCGCGCTGGTGAACGATCCGAAGGTCATCCTCGCTGACGAGCCCACGGGCGCGCTCGACTCGCGCACCAGCATGGAGGTGATGGCGCTCTTCCAGGAGCTGGGCCGCGCGGGCATCACCATCGTGCTCGTCACCCACGAGCCCGACA
This region includes:
- a CDS encoding ABC transporter ATP-binding protein, whose translation is EFVAIMGASGSGKSTLMNIIGCLDRPSGGSYRLDGREVARLSRDELAIVRSRTLGFVFQHFNLLPRTSARENVELPLLYADVPAKERAARALKALERVGLRERAEHLPNQLSGGQQQRVAIARALVNDPKVILADEPTGALDSRTSMEVMALFQELGRAGITIVLVTHEPDIGKCAERVLVMRDGKVLSDARQKPLAADPKRYSVANPEVAA